The segment CTGTCGCGGTTCGGCAAGAGCTACGTCGGCCCACCGGATGCCTTGGCCGAGGAACTCGCGCAGGACGCCGCGGTCCAAGCTGCGGACACAGTGCTGGTTACCGTGCCCAACCAACTCGGGGTGGAATACAACGTCAAGCTGCTCGGCAACATCGCCAAATACGTGGCTCCGGCGATTGGCTGGGAGGCGCCCGCCGCGCAGGCGTAATGTGACGCCGGGTTACCTAGCGTGAACTGGTGTTTCCGGACCTTTGAAGCATGTTACGGCCCGGCCCTACAGTTTTTTCATGGCAATACAGGACATCTACCCCACAGCGCTGCGGCTGCTTGGCCGCCCGGTGCTGGTGGTGGGCGGCGGACCCGTGGCTGCGCGACGCGCCAAGGGACTGCTCGACGCCGGCGCACGGGTGACCGTGGTCGCGCCGCTTGCCTCTGACGCGCTCCGCGAACTCGCCGCTTCCGGCCTGCTCACCTGGGAGCCGCGCACTTACCTTTCTTCCGACGTCGACGGCGTCTGGTTCGTCCAGACGGCCACCGGCGTTGCCGCTGTGGACGCCCAGGTAGCGGCCGACGCCGAGGCGCAGCGCATCTGGTGCGTCAACGCCTCGGACCACGAATCCTCGGCAGCCTGGACACCCGCCGTCGCCGTTGTTGACGACGTCAAGATCGCCATCAACGCCGGGGGAGACCCCCGCCGTGCCATGGCCTTGCGCGACGCCGTTGCCACCGCACTTGAGACGGGAGACCTGCCGCTCCGCCGTCGTCGTGCTTCGACCGGAAGCGTCGCCCTCGTGGGTGGCGGTCCTGGAGACTCCGGGCTCATCACGGTCCGCGGCCGTCGCCTGCTGGGCCAGGCCGACGTCGTCGTCGCGGACCGCCTCGGGCCCCGCGACCTGCTGCAGGAACTTGCTCCGGACGTCCGCGTGATTGAGGTCGGCAAGACCCCCGGCCACCACCCCGTGCCGCAACTGGAGATCAACCGGATCCTCGTCGAGGAAGCCCTGGCCGGCCACCGTGTGGTCCGGCTCAAAGGCGGCGACCCCTACGTCCTGGGCCGCGGTGGCGAGGAAGCGGAATTCTGCCGGCAGAACGGCGTCGAGGTTGAAGTGGTTCCCGGTGTCACTTCGGCGATCTCCGTGCCGGCGGCAGCAGGCATTCCCGTGACGCACCGCGGACTTGCGAAGGGCTTCAGCGTGGTGACCGGCCACGAGGAACTCTCCGAGGTCCCCGCCCGTCCCGACCACACCGTGATCCTGCTCATGGGTGTCGCTAAACTCCGCGAATCCGCCGCTGCACTCGCGGCATCCGGAATGCCCTTGGATACGCCAGTAGGTATCGTAGAGAACGGCTACATGCCCGAACAGCGCGTCACGATCGGCACCCTCGCAACCATTGCAGACCAAGCCGAGGCCGCCGGCGTCGCAAATCCTGCAGTGATTGTGATCGGTGACGTGGTGCGTGTCAGCCCGTTTGCCCCCGAACATTTCAAGACCGCTGACTACAGCACCCTGAGCCCCAACAAGCCCCGC is part of the Arthrobacter ramosus genome and harbors:
- the cobA gene encoding uroporphyrinogen-III C-methyltransferase; this encodes MAIQDIYPTALRLLGRPVLVVGGGPVAARRAKGLLDAGARVTVVAPLASDALRELAASGLLTWEPRTYLSSDVDGVWFVQTATGVAAVDAQVAADAEAQRIWCVNASDHESSAAWTPAVAVVDDVKIAINAGGDPRRAMALRDAVATALETGDLPLRRRRASTGSVALVGGGPGDSGLITVRGRRLLGQADVVVADRLGPRDLLQELAPDVRVIEVGKTPGHHPVPQLEINRILVEEALAGHRVVRLKGGDPYVLGRGGEEAEFCRQNGVEVEVVPGVTSAISVPAAAGIPVTHRGLAKGFSVVTGHEELSEVPARPDHTVILLMGVAKLRESAAALAASGMPLDTPVGIVENGYMPEQRVTIGTLATIADQAEAAGVANPAVIVIGDVVRVSPFAPEHFKTADYSTLSPNKPRVVTP